In Bicyclus anynana chromosome 1, ilBicAnyn1.1, whole genome shotgun sequence, a single window of DNA contains:
- the LOC112051069 gene encoding cytochrome P450 4C1-like, whose translation MWSFVCLALIFSLVLCYGLVTRSISTAKRFKLPGPNALPMVGNVFDFLMSTESAFYYLRYLANKYKDILEIKLGTAQCLVITHPKDVETVISGTRHNEKSYIYRFLRPWLHDGLLLSSGKKWHQRRKILTPTFHFKILRHFNSVLIEKSAKLAENLQSEVNCAKTNIYPFISDFTINSICETAMGTVLDEESSTVSKSYKNAIHDLGTHIFYRAIRIWLHPESIFNLCQFGRTHKRTLNFIHSFRDRVVEKRRQNEYFDNLYTETMTESDDNFVMNDKKRLAMLDLLLNSEKQGLIDSDGINEEVDTFMFEGHDTTAAALQFAFMLLANNTDVQDNILEEYYKIMGSSNKRPTISDLSEMKYLEACIKETLRLYPPVYFMGRTCDGPLTLRGIEKLTPKTIIIAIFDLHRRSDQFVEALEFRPERFMKEPTWHPFSYLPFSAGPRNCIGQKFAMMEMKLAITAVLSNYRLLPVTKPQDIVFVTGIILRTKDPIYVKFEKR comes from the exons atgTGGTCTTTTGTGTGCTTGgcattaatattttcattggtTTTGTGTTATGGTCTAGTTACTCGTAGCATTTcgaccgccaaacgatttaaaCTTCCCGGACCTAATGCATTACCTATGGTTGGAAAtgtgtttgattttttaatgtcgaCTG agtcagcgttttattatttaagatatttgGCAAACAAATATAAggatattttagaaataaaactgGGAACTGCTCAATGTTTAGTTATTACCCATCCAAAAGATGTGGAG ACAGTTATTAGTGGCACTAGACATAATGAAAAAAGTTACATTTATAGGTTTCTGCGACCATGGTTACACGATGGGCTTCTTTTAAGCAGTG GTAAAAAATGGCACCAACGtagaaaaattcttacaccaaCATTTCACTTCAAAATTCTACGCCATTTTAATTCTGTATTAATTGAGAAAAGTGCAAAGCTTGCTGAAAATCTACAGTCGGAAGTGAATTGTGCGAAAACAAATATCTATCCTTTCATTTCAGATTTCACAATAAATTCGATATGTG AGACGGCAATGGGAACTGTCCTAGATGAAGAATCGTCTACGGTTAGCAAATCTTACAAGAACGCAATTCATGATTtgggtacgcatattttttataGAGCTATACGGATATGGCTACATCCAGagtcaatttttaatttatgtcagTTTGGACGTACCCACAAGAGAACGTTAAATTTTATTCACTCATTTCGGGATCGCGTCGTTGAGAAACGAagacaaaatgaatattttgacAACTTGTATACAGAAACGATGACTGAAAGTGACGATAATTTTGTAATGAATGATAAAAAACGTTTGGCCATGTTGGATCTTCTTTTGAATTCAGAGAAACAAGGACTTATTGATTCGGATGGCATCAACGAAGAAGTCGACACCTTTATGTTCGAG GGTCATGATACAACTGCAGCTGCACTTCAGTTTGCATTTATGTTACTGGCAAATAATACAGATGTTCAG gaCAACATATtagaagaatattataaaattatgggTTCGTCCAACAAAAGGCCTACGATATCAGATTTGTCAGAAATGAAATATTTGGAAGCCTGTATAAAGGAAACATTGAGGCTTTACCCACCAGTGTATTTTATGGGAAGAACGTGCGACGGCCCCCTGACAttaa GAGGTATTGAAAAGCTGACTCCGAAAACTATTATAATTGCAATATTTGACTTACATAGACGCTCAGATCAATTCGTCGAGGCTTTGGAGTTCCGACCGGAAAGATTCATGAAAGAACCAACTTGGCATCCATTTTCTTACCTACCATTCAGTGCAGGACCAAGAAACTGCATAG GTCAAAAGTTTGCTATGATGGAAATGAAGTTAGCAATAACTGCAGTTCTTTCCAACTACCGCTTACTTCCAGTCACCAAACCACaagatattgtatttgtaaccgGCATAATCTTACGCACAAAGGATCCAATTTACGTTAAATTTGAAAAACGGTAA